The following coding sequences lie in one Haloterrigena sp. KLK7 genomic window:
- a CDS encoding YeeE/YedE family protein — protein MSSTRRSQLFMPIIYVGGLIFGFGLAISGMARPEVVLDFLQFEDFGLLFVMGGAAVVTGVTFAVATRYLDRAPLTASEYTRRVKAFDRNVVIGGTIFGVGWGLSGICPGAAYASVGIGNYPILWAVVGMFLGAYAQGYWRALRSSTTDDVTETASS, from the coding sequence ATGAGCAGTACCCGTCGTAGCCAACTGTTCATGCCGATAATCTACGTGGGTGGGCTGATCTTCGGCTTCGGCCTCGCGATTAGCGGCATGGCTCGCCCCGAGGTCGTACTAGACTTCCTCCAGTTCGAGGACTTTGGCCTCTTGTTCGTCATGGGTGGTGCAGCCGTCGTGACCGGGGTCACGTTTGCCGTCGCCACCCGGTATCTCGATCGGGCGCCGTTGACGGCCAGCGAGTACACGCGCCGAGTGAAAGCGTTCGATCGCAACGTCGTCATCGGCGGGACGATCTTCGGTGTCGGCTGGGGTCTCTCGGGAATCTGTCCTGGGGCTGCCTACGCGAGCGTCGGTATCGGTAACTATCCGATCCTGTGGGCGGTCGTCGGAATGTTCCTCGGCGCGTACGCACAGGGCTACTGGCGAGCACTTCGCTCGAGCACCACCGACGACGTGACCGAAACCGCTTCCAGCTAA
- a CDS encoding YeeE/YedE thiosulfate transporter family protein: protein MNELSPLLALGEPFPRGVLPYLLGGLLVGVGAAVIYLATGIIAGASTFLESTLSYVSNVPRFNRFKYVQSRDWRLVFTAGIVSGAAVYAVLFQGGIWTTEVQWWRLLGGGFLVGVGTRLGKGCTSGHGVCGVGSLSNTSFVNVATFLAIAIGTAQLVQAVGVAP, encoded by the coding sequence ATGAACGAACTTTCACCATTGCTCGCGCTCGGTGAGCCCTTCCCGCGAGGAGTCCTGCCGTATCTCCTCGGTGGGCTACTCGTTGGGGTCGGCGCTGCGGTCATCTACCTCGCCACGGGGATCATTGCCGGTGCGAGCACGTTCCTCGAGTCGACGCTGTCGTACGTCTCCAATGTGCCCCGGTTCAACCGGTTCAAGTACGTCCAGTCACGAGACTGGCGACTCGTATTCACAGCGGGCATCGTCAGCGGCGCCGCCGTGTACGCAGTCCTCTTTCAGGGCGGGATTTGGACGACGGAGGTCCAGTGGTGGCGGCTCCTCGGCGGTGGCTTCCTCGTCGGCGTCGGGACCCGCCTCGGCAAAGGTTGCACGTCGGGCCACGGCGTTTGCGGCGTCGGCTCGCTCTCGAACACCTCGTTCGTGAACGTGGCGACGTTCCTCGCTATCGCGATCGGGACAGCCCAACTCGTGCAGGCGGTGGGGGTGGCACCATGA
- a CDS encoding MBL fold metallo-hydrolase: MTEEDLPAIEDDVESITPKQLKERIDSRENVFILDARSEGDFDEWHIEGENVEIVNYPYFQLLDGIPKDLLADLPEDQKITVLCAKGGSSEMVAENLEEEGYDVDHLERGMKGWARIYEYTELNIDVDATIAQYQRPSSGCLAYLVLSNGEAAVIDPLRAFTDDYIQDVRNLGAELTYALDTHVHADHISGIRAVAEQTDATAIMLEAAAARGVEYDRQYEAVEDGDTLTVGNVEIDVIHTPGHTTGMTAYEVGNVLFTGDGLFTESVARPDLEDSEAARDAARTLYESLTEKVLTRSDDTVVAPAHFSDSATPNDDGAYTATLGELRETMDALSMDEDAFVEFIVSDMPPRPANYEAIIATNLGRESLGDEEAFELELGPNNCAASEEALTN; encoded by the coding sequence ATGACCGAAGAAGACCTTCCAGCCATTGAAGATGACGTCGAATCAATCACACCGAAACAACTGAAAGAGCGGATTGACAGCCGCGAGAACGTCTTCATTCTCGACGCGCGCTCGGAAGGTGACTTCGACGAGTGGCATATCGAGGGAGAGAACGTTGAGATCGTGAATTACCCCTATTTCCAGCTGCTTGACGGGATTCCGAAGGACCTTCTCGCAGACCTTCCCGAAGACCAGAAGATCACAGTCCTATGCGCGAAGGGCGGTTCCAGCGAGATGGTCGCCGAAAACCTCGAGGAGGAAGGATACGACGTCGACCACCTCGAACGCGGAATGAAGGGCTGGGCACGCATCTACGAATACACTGAACTCAACATCGACGTCGACGCGACGATTGCACAGTACCAGCGTCCGTCCAGCGGGTGTCTCGCGTACCTCGTCCTCTCGAACGGTGAAGCCGCAGTCATCGACCCGCTACGAGCATTCACTGACGACTACATCCAGGACGTTCGAAATCTCGGTGCCGAACTCACGTACGCTCTCGACACGCACGTCCACGCAGATCACATCTCTGGAATTCGGGCGGTGGCCGAGCAGACAGACGCAACTGCGATCATGCTCGAAGCAGCTGCGGCGCGCGGCGTCGAGTACGACCGTCAGTACGAGGCCGTCGAAGACGGCGATACGCTCACGGTTGGGAACGTTGAGATAGACGTGATTCACACGCCCGGTCACACGACGGGAATGACCGCGTACGAAGTCGGGAACGTCCTGTTTACCGGTGACGGACTGTTCACCGAAAGCGTCGCACGCCCCGATCTCGAAGATTCCGAGGCAGCCAGGGACGCCGCGAGGACGCTCTACGAATCGCTCACCGAAAAAGTGCTGACGCGGTCCGACGACACAGTCGTCGCACCTGCACACTTCAGCGATTCTGCAACACCGAACGACGACGGCGCGTACACTGCAACGCTCGGTGAGCTACGAGAGACAATGGACGCGCTGTCGATGGACGAAGACGCGTTCGTTGAGTTCATCGTCTCGGATATGCCGCCGCGACCGGCGAACTACGAAGCGATCATCGCCACGAACCTCGGCCGGGAATCGCTCGGCGACGAGGAGGCGTTCGAACTCGAACTCGGTCCGAACAACTGTGCGGCCAGTGAGGAGGCGTTGACGAACTAA
- a CDS encoding sulfurtransferase TusA family protein: protein MTEYEITETLDVKGQNCPMPVVKTKQNIDELGEGEVLEVLATDPGSMSDIAGWADTTEGVELVDQDEGDDVFTHYVRKTE from the coding sequence ATGACTGAGTACGAAATCACCGAGACACTCGACGTGAAGGGACAGAATTGCCCGATGCCGGTCGTCAAGACGAAGCAGAACATCGACGAACTCGGGGAGGGTGAGGTTTTGGAAGTCCTCGCGACTGACCCTGGGAGTATGAGTGACATCGCTGGGTGGGCGGATACGACCGAGGGTGTGGAGCTCGTCGATCAGGACGAGGGAGACGACGTCTTCACGCACTACGTCCGCAAGACGGAGTAA
- a CDS encoding DsrE/DsrF/DrsH-like family protein, protein MSTDTTQATTADDETLSSAELEERITELEDRLSDVESESSDEQPKMSIIATKGTLDMAYPPLILASTAAAFGYEVTVFHTFWGLDILHEEKSKNLKLSSVGNPNMPVPNAIAALPGMDRMTTKMMERQIEDNDTATIEELIDTSLEMGVEFQACQMTIDLMDYDENDFYDGVTVGVGAATAIQDMAESDIQLLI, encoded by the coding sequence ATGAGTACGGACACCACACAGGCGACCACCGCCGACGATGAGACTCTGAGCAGCGCAGAACTCGAAGAGAGAATTACGGAACTTGAGGACCGACTTAGCGATGTCGAGTCCGAGAGCAGCGATGAACAGCCGAAGATGTCGATCATCGCGACGAAGGGGACACTCGATATGGCGTACCCGCCGCTCATTCTCGCAAGTACCGCCGCTGCGTTCGGCTACGAGGTGACGGTCTTCCACACGTTCTGGGGGCTGGACATCCTCCATGAGGAGAAGTCGAAAAACCTGAAGCTAAGTTCCGTCGGCAATCCTAATATGCCGGTCCCGAATGCGATCGCGGCGCTTCCGGGTATGGATCGCATGACGACGAAAATGATGGAACGGCAGATCGAGGATAACGACACGGCGACGATCGAGGAACTCATCGATACCTCCCTGGAGATGGGTGTCGAGTTCCAAGCCTGTCAGATGACAATCGATCTGATGGACTACGACGAAAACGACTTCTACGACGGTGTCACCGTCGGTGTCGGGGCAGCGACGGCGATTCAGGACATGGCCGAATCCGACATTCAACTTCTCATCTAA
- a CDS encoding DUF2270 domain-containing protein, translated as MSQPSEKEIDPGDSEHRELGEGLLEENMGPSSATAHLYRGEIHRMKFWRERLDRTTNWAVLVISAILTWAFSRPDIPHYILLIGVATLSVFLLIEARRYRGYDIWRSRVRKLQENVFAYGLDPSAGLPDSDWREALSQDYREPTIKISAEEAIAHRLRRVYLPLFTVLLAAWIVRITVFSPEPWVTSAAIGMIPGTIVVGIVALSYLGATIVAMRPRTWHAKGELRSENLRKK; from the coding sequence ATGTCACAACCCTCAGAGAAGGAGATCGATCCTGGCGATTCAGAGCACAGGGAATTGGGAGAAGGCCTTCTTGAGGAAAATATGGGGCCCAGCTCGGCCACCGCTCACCTCTATCGGGGCGAGATACATCGTATGAAATTCTGGCGAGAGCGCCTCGATCGAACGACGAACTGGGCCGTTCTCGTCATCTCTGCGATCCTCACGTGGGCGTTCTCACGGCCCGACATTCCCCACTATATCCTTCTCATCGGCGTGGCCACGCTCTCGGTGTTCCTGCTGATCGAGGCCCGTCGGTATCGAGGATACGACATCTGGCGAAGCAGAGTCAGGAAATTGCAGGAAAACGTCTTCGCATACGGACTTGACCCCTCTGCTGGACTGCCCGATTCCGACTGGCGTGAAGCGTTGAGTCAGGATTATCGGGAACCAACGATCAAGATCAGCGCAGAGGAAGCGATAGCGCACCGTTTACGACGAGTGTATCTGCCGCTGTTCACCGTGTTACTCGCTGCGTGGATCGTGCGTATCACTGTGTTCTCTCCAGAGCCATGGGTGACGAGTGCCGCGATCGGCATGATTCCCGGAACGATTGTCGTCGGAATTGTGGCACTATCCTATCTCGGTGCAACTATCGTCGCTATGCGCCCACGAACGTGGCACGCGAAGGGTGAACTGCGTTCCGAAAATCTGCGCAAAAAATAA
- a CDS encoding site-specific integrase: MSLEPIDPETALELYLTDKEAELAESSIQSHRYRLKHFLRWCEMEDIDNLNDLTGRKLQQYRLWRRDDGDLSVASEKTQMDTLRVFIRWAESIDAVEQDLSTKVRSPSMTPEQNTRDEMLETEEAEAVLSYLAKYDYASREHVTVALMWHTMMRVSSVNALDVDDYNPGEQYIEVHHRPETDTPIKNKKDGERLVALSDEIYMLLDDWIEEKRPNVTDDFGREPLVATREGRANKTTLRKYVYQATRPCFRGAECPEDRDPEECEAAVNDQEAFRCPANVNPHAIRRGSITHSLNSDLPDNVVSDRANVSSAVIEQHYDRRTEKEKMEQRRDYLDRL, encoded by the coding sequence ATGAGTCTCGAGCCAATCGATCCGGAGACAGCACTCGAACTGTACCTCACGGACAAGGAAGCCGAACTCGCCGAGAGTTCGATTCAGTCGCACAGATACCGCCTCAAGCACTTCCTGCGTTGGTGCGAGATGGAGGACATCGACAACCTTAACGACCTCACCGGTCGCAAACTCCAGCAGTATCGTCTCTGGCGTCGCGACGATGGTGACCTCTCCGTTGCCAGCGAGAAGACCCAGATGGACACGCTGCGCGTGTTCATCCGCTGGGCCGAGTCGATCGACGCCGTCGAGCAGGACCTCTCGACGAAGGTTCGTTCGCCGTCGATGACGCCGGAGCAAAACACCCGCGACGAGATGCTGGAGACCGAGGAAGCTGAGGCAGTTCTCTCGTACCTCGCTAAGTACGACTACGCATCACGTGAACACGTCACCGTCGCGCTGATGTGGCACACGATGATGCGTGTCAGCAGCGTCAACGCCCTCGACGTCGACGACTACAATCCCGGCGAGCAGTACATCGAGGTCCACCACCGCCCGGAGACTGACACGCCAATCAAGAACAAGAAAGACGGTGAGCGCCTGGTTGCACTGTCAGATGAAATCTATATGCTGCTTGACGACTGGATCGAAGAGAAGCGACCGAACGTGACCGACGACTTCGGCCGTGAGCCGCTCGTCGCGACGAGGGAGGGGCGCGCGAACAAGACTACGCTTCGGAAGTACGTCTACCAGGCAACCCGGCCGTGCTTCCGTGGAGCAGAGTGTCCTGAAGATCGGGATCCAGAAGAATGTGAGGCTGCTGTCAACGACCAAGAGGCGTTCAGATGTCCCGCGAACGTCAACCCCCACGCCATCCGCAGGGGCAGCATCACGCACTCACTCAACAGCGACCTCCCGGACAACGTCGTCAGTGATCGAGCGAACGTGAGCTCTGCGGTCATCGAACAACACTACGACCGGCGCACTGAGAAAGAGAAGATGGAACAGCGGCGGGACTATTTGGATCGACTCTGA
- a CDS encoding AAA family ATPase, whose protein sequence is MKIEEWKVSGYRSIHEERFSCSKFNVLIGKNNSGKSNVLDSILDYRDILNDDIDLSSWYSDRLIRNNNVDEIAFEATFGLSDESRSSLIEELTERDVFGESQAEDFRDSDTFSKIQHEIHLSEGGITEEVFRTNIKGSMEDLSREGNRTRENDVLVLENLPAVTYTSAKYRVDKSFLDTLQNSLSNWQTLRATRNPKGMMDLIRRNKIDEAGEKLAQVLGTLSMNSPETFQEISESYQSIMEGVSEVDVQLLEEGNVTVEVLGEGFTDSFVLDEISAGSQQILILLTAIIRAKENSEVLFVEEPEQHLHPGAEQHVYDLIEEISLSGTQVFVTTHSDVFVNETGTENIMSVYRNEENVTELETVEGTEIDSTLSMLGYEKSDFYQSSAVVFVEDQSDRVVFKQLADTLGYPLKERGIRLISLEGDNMFADAEPMLKIIRQLRMPYLFILDSDKMDPEEKTKSVASDLGVSPENVYVLKKPVIESYLIESAEPIARAFNIQDLEVVEEFLDGAGKRNHAKTLNRICKEELDQSMSKKAINGIVSRHMERGEIPGELDQLLRRVRDMPSES, encoded by the coding sequence ATGAAGATAGAAGAATGGAAAGTCTCCGGATATCGCAGTATTCACGAGGAGCGATTCTCGTGCTCCAAATTCAATGTGCTAATTGGGAAGAACAATTCTGGGAAGTCTAATGTGCTGGATTCGATCCTAGATTATAGAGATATACTAAATGACGATATTGATTTGAGTTCTTGGTACTCAGACCGCCTTATTCGGAACAACAATGTAGATGAAATTGCATTTGAGGCAACCTTTGGACTATCCGACGAATCACGATCCTCATTGATTGAGGAGCTTACTGAACGGGATGTTTTCGGCGAATCACAGGCTGAGGATTTCCGTGATTCAGATACCTTCTCTAAGATCCAACACGAGATTCATCTCTCAGAAGGTGGGATCACAGAGGAAGTCTTCAGGACCAATATCAAGGGGTCAATGGAGGATCTTTCTCGTGAGGGCAACCGTACAAGGGAGAATGATGTTCTAGTCCTCGAAAACCTACCAGCAGTAACATACACATCTGCAAAGTACCGTGTTGACAAGTCCTTTCTTGATACACTTCAGAACTCTCTATCGAATTGGCAAACCCTACGTGCAACACGAAATCCGAAAGGGATGATGGACCTCATCAGGAGAAATAAAATTGATGAAGCAGGTGAGAAGCTTGCTCAGGTGCTCGGCACGCTCAGCATGAATTCTCCGGAGACTTTCCAGGAAATCTCAGAGAGTTATCAATCTATAATGGAGGGCGTCTCGGAGGTAGATGTACAACTGCTTGAAGAGGGCAATGTAACTGTCGAAGTACTTGGGGAGGGGTTCACGGATTCTTTTGTGCTAGATGAGATCTCAGCTGGTTCTCAACAAATTCTCATCTTGCTAACTGCGATTATTCGTGCTAAAGAAAACTCGGAGGTTCTATTTGTAGAGGAGCCAGAGCAACATCTCCATCCAGGAGCAGAGCAGCATGTATATGACTTAATAGAAGAAATTTCTCTTAGCGGAACACAAGTCTTCGTAACTACTCATTCGGATGTCTTTGTCAACGAAACCGGAACGGAGAATATTATGTCTGTATACCGGAATGAGGAGAACGTCACGGAACTCGAGACCGTGGAAGGCACGGAAATTGATAGTACTCTTTCGATGCTAGGGTACGAGAAGAGTGATTTCTATCAATCGAGTGCTGTCGTTTTTGTTGAGGATCAATCAGATAGAGTCGTCTTCAAACAATTGGCCGATACTCTAGGATATCCCCTTAAAGAACGAGGTATTCGGTTGATCTCTTTGGAGGGAGACAATATGTTTGCAGACGCGGAGCCTATGTTAAAGATAATTCGGCAGCTTCGGATGCCGTATTTGTTCATTTTAGATTCTGATAAGATGGATCCTGAGGAGAAGACTAAATCGGTGGCTTCGGATCTGGGGGTAAGTCCTGAGAATGTATATGTCCTAAAGAAGCCTGTTATTGAGTCATATTTGATTGAGAGTGCAGAACCTATTGCAAGAGCTTTCAATATTCAGGATCTGGAGGTTGTTGAGGAATTCCTTGATGGAGCTGGAAAGAGGAATCATGCAAAGACTCTGAATAGAATCTGTAAAGAGGAACTGGACCAGAGTATGAGTAAAAAGGCTATCAATGGTATAGTTTCTCGACATATGGAACGAGGTGAGATTCCTGGTGAACTCGACCAGCTTTTGAGGCGGGTAAGAGATATGCCAAGTGAAAGTTAG
- a CDS encoding PH domain-containing protein, whose amino-acid sequence MGIFGSDDDLSGNMNASPQGNHVTEKRVKKMGDVIDDDEPIHYMTAGSTIDVAGDESGTSLFGNDRGRKSGTKGYVRTAFTDTRAAIKIPQLTGTDERSVPYQNITSIDLDTGLLKKRLSLKTNSQAYHIEVDKPGKDECREIVKFLRNKVEELQQTTVSSSELDPTKQLQRLKELHEDDVLSDEEFEEKKEELLDKI is encoded by the coding sequence ATGGGAATCTTCGGGTCAGACGACGACTTATCCGGCAATATGAACGCCTCACCGCAAGGCAACCACGTGACCGAAAAACGCGTCAAGAAAATGGGCGATGTTATCGACGACGATGAACCCATCCACTACATGACCGCTGGCAGCACAATCGATGTCGCAGGGGACGAGTCCGGCACCTCGTTGTTCGGCAATGACAGAGGCCGGAAATCAGGGACGAAAGGCTACGTCCGGACCGCGTTCACCGATACACGAGCCGCGATTAAAATCCCGCAGTTAACCGGGACTGACGAACGATCAGTGCCATACCAAAATATTACTAGTATTGATCTGGACACCGGACTGTTGAAGAAGCGGCTGTCATTGAAAACGAACAGCCAAGCGTATCACATCGAAGTTGACAAGCCAGGGAAGGATGAGTGCCGTGAAATTGTCAAATTCCTTCGGAACAAAGTAGAAGAATTGCAGCAGACAACCGTTTCAAGCAGTGAACTGGACCCGACTAAACAGTTGCAGCGGCTAAAAGAACTACATGAGGACGATGTATTGTCCGACGAAGAGTTCGAGGAGAAGAAAGAGGAACTTCTCGATAAGATTTAA
- a CDS encoding IS630 family transposase → MPGYRIVAINQHTEAVATNQKPDWFPVNSRPRLPVSGARRKVNMLGAVSDDGERFIALTPNQFNAEVAKHFLRAVRQEFGENLTIVLDNASYFIAKALKKQAAADGLLLEYLPSHSPEMNPLENCWRQLREGRANQLFQTANGVKEYLLAALPTLRSLQIYEYLC, encoded by the coding sequence GTGCCTGGCTACCGCATTGTCGCGATTAACCAGCACACGGAAGCGGTCGCAACCAACCAGAAACCCGATTGGTTCCCAGTGAACTCGCGCCCGAGACTGCCGGTCTCGGGCGCTCGTAGAAAGGTAAACATGCTCGGTGCAGTCAGTGACGACGGCGAACGGTTCATCGCTCTCACACCAAACCAGTTCAATGCTGAGGTCGCGAAACACTTCCTTCGGGCGGTACGCCAAGAGTTCGGCGAAAATCTTACGATCGTCCTAGACAATGCGAGCTACTTCATCGCGAAGGCGCTAAAGAAGCAGGCCGCCGCAGACGGCCTGCTTCTGGAATATCTGCCATCGCATTCGCCGGAGATGAACCCGCTCGAAAACTGCTGGCGGCAGCTCCGGGAAGGGCGAGCTAATCAGCTGTTTCAAACGGCTAATGGGGTCAAAGAGTACCTCTTAGCAGCTCTGCCAACACTCAGATCGCTGCAAATCTATGAGTATCTCTGCTAA
- a CDS encoding winged helix-turn-helix transcriptional regulator, with translation MDADDMRDADWAIVDVLREGRANAPLIAEETGYSSQYIRERLGRLKQDNIVKPLGHGIYEVVPEELPDE, from the coding sequence ATGGATGCAGACGACATGCGAGATGCTGACTGGGCAATTGTAGACGTGCTTCGCGAAGGGAGAGCGAATGCACCATTAATTGCTGAAGAGACGGGATATTCCTCGCAATATATTCGCGAGCGTCTTGGGCGGCTGAAGCAAGACAATATCGTTAAGCCACTTGGTCACGGAATATATGAAGTAGTTCCTGAAGAGTTGCCAGATGAATAA
- a CDS encoding FxLYD domain-containing protein encodes MKFDRRQFIALGATSLIAGCIGDSDSDDEGANGNNDPNNNSSTSNNEEGNNDSEGESENTGEPSIEITNHELVTYEGEYDDRVYAHGWIENSGDAVSGFVEGEAVFYDDSGEELGVETSSLIGVPAGDTWEVFIEYFGDGSPSDYDFDASHDSGTTPSYGVPSAELVDSSLDTTGNVKITGTVENTSDASIDYVEANPHFYAENGNLLWRGMTNVTELGAGETWEFSNDFLYNGVAEIEDRVTDYEVRIQS; translated from the coding sequence ATGAAATTCGACCGCAGGCAATTCATCGCTCTCGGGGCCACGAGTCTAATCGCCGGGTGTATCGGTGATTCAGACTCGGATGATGAGGGGGCTAACGGGAATAACGACCCCAACAACAATTCCTCGACATCCAATAATGAAGAAGGGAACAACGATTCCGAAGGGGAATCAGAGAATACCGGCGAACCGAGTATCGAGATCACGAACCACGAACTGGTAACGTACGAAGGGGAGTACGATGACAGAGTGTATGCGCATGGGTGGATCGAAAATAGCGGTGACGCCGTTAGTGGTTTTGTCGAAGGAGAAGCCGTCTTCTATGACGATAGCGGCGAAGAACTCGGCGTCGAAACTTCGTCTCTGATTGGTGTCCCAGCAGGAGATACATGGGAGGTGTTCATTGAATACTTCGGTGATGGGTCTCCGTCAGATTACGATTTCGACGCGTCGCACGACTCCGGAACCACTCCGAGCTACGGCGTTCCCAGTGCTGAACTCGTCGATTCATCATTGGATACTACGGGGAACGTGAAAATCACCGGTACTGTTGAGAACACGAGTGATGCGTCGATTGATTACGTAGAGGCGAATCCACATTTCTACGCTGAAAACGGGAATCTTCTGTGGAGAGGGATGACGAACGTGACGGAGCTTGGTGCTGGGGAGACGTGGGAATTCAGCAACGACTTCCTTTACAACGGGGTTGCTGAGATTGAAGACCGCGTCACAGACTACGAGGTTCGTATACAGAGCTAA
- a CDS encoding KAP family NTPase has translation MATNSDEPRLLPDSSLEKPEEDQLGYDEFAKDIADSITSEVPGEEFIIGIYGPWGSGKSTALNFIEYYLEQSQESPAVIRFNPWWFSGQADLLERFFAQLESGLKHEDGFDKVRTQLSNFSSALSTVPLSAVTGVPSQRVLQYLAQRLDPTPSDVEELKQDISDTLEKTDRRIVVFLDDIDRLTEDEMAQMFRLVKSVADFPNVTYILAFDHEVVTNALEREEVVQDGEEYLDKIIQLPQHLPVPEEGSLDQFFIDRLLQIIGDRELEIDEHHWQNVYGDGILPTLNTPRDAVRLSNSIRSSFKKLEDEVNFIDLVGVETLRIFYIDVYEYIREHPEEFTNKGRTRRLRDEDDYTEFLEENVSGDIDRERVEAILTYLFPRFDTGSSPMGSRYSEDYNTFRKRKRICHPEIFPFYFRQTVPRGELTTTEIESVLSVSEDSEAFVEELKRLSTEEGKNGRSKANRLLNRFTDYTDELSEEQFEGAMKALFLIGDELCAVDPSKSIMDGGTRNRINSIVWSILREMEDREERLSLLKQSVQVGNSPYVSSLITGILYQEHGEMGGEGVDEEERLLNYDQLEELTSVVVKKIEETDEEGDLLETPNLDVVLARWMEWSDSEKPVKWVQQNTQETDDLLLFLNQYVSEGRYASMAESGKQQFFDPQRLEPFFELSELEDRLDELDKEELEDWQQHTIELFNRGKRNAG, from the coding sequence ATGGCAACTAATTCAGATGAACCGCGACTTCTCCCCGATTCATCACTAGAAAAACCGGAAGAAGATCAGTTGGGATACGACGAGTTTGCTAAGGATATCGCAGACTCGATCACTTCAGAAGTCCCTGGAGAAGAATTCATTATAGGAATTTACGGTCCTTGGGGATCGGGGAAAAGTACAGCACTCAACTTTATTGAGTACTATCTCGAGCAGAGTCAAGAATCGCCAGCTGTAATCCGGTTCAATCCCTGGTGGTTTTCCGGACAAGCGGATCTGCTAGAACGATTCTTCGCTCAGTTAGAGTCGGGATTAAAACATGAGGACGGATTCGACAAAGTTAGGACCCAACTGTCCAACTTCTCTTCTGCACTCTCGACTGTCCCTTTGTCGGCGGTTACAGGGGTTCCTTCTCAGAGAGTCCTTCAGTATTTAGCCCAGAGACTGGATCCGACCCCCAGTGATGTCGAAGAGCTAAAACAGGATATTTCAGATACGCTTGAGAAAACAGACCGTCGGATTGTTGTCTTTCTCGATGATATTGATCGATTGACCGAGGATGAGATGGCGCAGATGTTCCGGCTTGTGAAAAGCGTAGCCGATTTCCCAAATGTAACCTATATCTTAGCGTTCGATCACGAGGTCGTCACTAATGCACTGGAAAGAGAAGAAGTAGTTCAAGACGGTGAAGAGTATCTGGACAAGATTATCCAGTTGCCACAGCATCTTCCTGTTCCTGAAGAGGGTTCACTTGATCAATTTTTCATAGATCGACTTCTACAGATAATTGGAGACAGAGAACTCGAGATCGACGAGCATCACTGGCAGAACGTCTACGGAGATGGTATCCTGCCCACTTTGAATACTCCGAGGGATGCTGTCAGACTATCAAATTCAATACGATCTTCATTCAAAAAACTTGAAGATGAAGTGAATTTCATTGACCTGGTTGGAGTTGAGACACTACGGATCTTCTACATTGATGTTTACGAGTATATCCGTGAACATCCAGAAGAGTTCACCAACAAAGGGAGAACACGCCGATTACGGGACGAAGATGACTATACCGAGTTTTTGGAAGAGAATGTTTCAGGAGATATCGACCGCGAAAGAGTGGAAGCTATTCTAACGTATCTCTTTCCTCGCTTCGATACCGGATCCTCGCCTATGGGATCACGGTACAGTGAAGACTACAATACGTTTCGCAAACGGAAACGGATCTGTCATCCCGAGATCTTTCCATTCTACTTCCGCCAGACCGTGCCTCGAGGAGAGCTTACTACCACTGAAATTGAATCAGTGCTTTCAGTTTCCGAGGACTCAGAGGCGTTCGTTGAGGAGCTCAAACGGTTATCGACAGAGGAAGGGAAAAATGGCCGGTCCAAGGCAAACCGGCTTCTGAACCGGTTCACGGACTATACAGATGAGCTTTCAGAGGAACAATTCGAGGGAGCGATGAAAGCGTTGTTCCTCATTGGAGATGAGCTGTGTGCTGTAGATCCGTCTAAGAGCATTATGGATGGTGGTACTCGGAACCGGATCAACTCGATCGTTTGGAGTATACTTAGAGAGATGGAGGACCGGGAAGAACGGTTATCACTGCTCAAACAGAGCGTTCAGGTAGGAAATTCTCCTTATGTATCGAGTCTTATTACCGGTATTCTGTACCAAGAGCATGGTGAGATGGGTGGTGAGGGTGTTGATGAGGAAGAGCGTTTGCTGAACTACGATCAGCTTGAAGAACTTACATCGGTTGTAGTTAAGAAGATTGAGGAAACCGATGAAGAGGGCGACCTACTGGAGACCCCGAATCTGGATGTTGTTCTCGCAAGATGGATGGAATGGTCTGATTCAGAGAAACCGGTTAAATGGGTTCAACAGAATACACAAGAGACAGATGATCTACTGCTCTTTCTTAATCAATATGTTAGTGAAGGAAGGTATGCTTCCATGGCTGAAAGCGGTAAACAACAGTTTTTTGATCCGCAGAGACTCGAACCCTTCTTCGAACTCTCCGAATTAGAGGATCGGTTGGACGAACTTGATAAAGAAGAACTGGAGGATTGGCAACAACATACTATAGAATTGTTTAACCGGGGGAAAAGAAATGCTGGATAA